A window of Acropora muricata isolate sample 2 chromosome 3, ASM3666990v1, whole genome shotgun sequence contains these coding sequences:
- the LOC136911201 gene encoding uncharacterized protein, which produces MSDVEPGKAKAAGIVGIIIGVTGLVNFICGCIYTSFGPKDASGLWSGIGQIIIGILGIVTWLKLNKMTFVFFLVFNILWLIILIIQVVVALIAWLIWYVIRKVVETNCSESPQGCVCNADKSLPIGVDKCSDIKTIESCVIAIVITSSLAVILTFAGSIIGCMGVCCAKPQTNVVVVQQPGIVMTTTTTTTPAAVEAPPEYPVKY; this is translated from the exons atgtcgGATGTAGAACCGGGAAAGGCAAAGGCCGCTGGAATTGTTGGCATCATTATTGGAGTGACAGGTTTGGTGAACTTCATCTGTGGCTGCATCTACACCAGTTTTGGTCCAAAGGATGCCTCTGGTTTATGGTCTGGTATTGGG CAAATTATCATTGGCATCCTGGGCATTGTGACATGGTTGAAGCTCAACAAGATGACG TTTGTATTTTTCTTGGTGTTCAACATCCTCTGGTTGATTATACTCATCATCCAAGTTGTCGTTGCCCTCATTGCCTGGTTGATCTGGTACGTTATACGCAAAGTGGTGGAAACAAACTGTTCTGAAAGTCCACAAGGGTGCGTTTGCAACGCAGATAAGAGTCTGCCGATTGGAG TGGACAAATGCAGCGACATCAAGACCATCGAGTCGTGTGTTATCGCCATTGTGATCACCAGCTCTCTCGCAGTTATTTTAACATTTGCTGGCTCCATTATCGGGTGCATGGGAGTCTGCTGTGCCAAGCCACAG ACCAACGTGGTGGTAGTACAGCAACCAGGCATTGTGATGACTACCACAACCACTACTACCCCAGCTGCTGTAGAGGCGCCCCCAGAGTACCCTGTTAAGTATTAG